The DNA region AGAAGGAAAGGCGCTCCCGGGGCTTCTgcccctgctgctgctggccGGGGCCGGGCTGTCCGCCGCCTCTCTCCCAGCAGCGCCGCGCTTCAACGTGAGCCTGGACGCGGCCCCCGAGCTGCGCTGGCTGCCGGTGCTGCGGCACTACGACTTGGACTTGGTGCGCGCCGCTGTGGCGCAAGTCATCGGGTGAGCTGGGCCCCTGGACGGGGTCTGCGGGGACGCAGGCGGCGCGGGTCGGAGTCAGACGCGCGCTGCCCAAAGTGTTTTAAACCCGGACGCTTTACTCCCCGCTCCTGGGAGAACTGGCTTTGGCCGCCGCCCTGAGCAGGGTCGGCCTTGGGGAGAATCCAGTGCGGCAGGTTCAGCTTCCAAGTTCAGTGTCACCCGGGGCACGCCAGTCCTTGAGCCATTCCGGGTCAGGGTGGGGCGCGGGTTGTCGCCCGGGCTACGTAGCTACCGAGGAGGGACAACCTGCGACTTCCTTGCGGGCCTCGCGGGCCCTCCAAGCCTGCCCTGGGACCAGCCTCATTCGCCCTCCCCATCTCCCAGTTTTCTTCCTCGCCCGCCCCCGGGGGGGCTGCGGATCGAGTGACGCGGCACCGGAGCGGTCCGCTGTCTGGGGAGCGGTGGCCCTGAGCGCTCACCCCCTCAGGATGTAGTCCCGCTCCCAGTACACAGGCGGTCGCATGTCGCCGACCTCTGAGCGGGTCAGACGCCCTCCTGCTTTTCGTTTCCAGGGATAGAGTCCCCAGATGGGTGCACGTGTTGATTGGAAAAGTGGTCCTGGAGCTGGAGCGCTTCCTGCCCCAGCCCTTCACCGGCGAGATCCGAGGCATGTGCGACTTCCTGAACCTCAGCCTGGCCGACTGCCTCCTGGTCAACCTTGCCTACGAGTCCTCCGCGTGAGTGCCCCAAGCCGGTGCGGAATAACGCGGGGCTTGCGGCGGGGGGCCTCCTGACACAGACTAGCAGGAGGAGACATGCTTTCCGTGTGATAAAAACAGGGTGGTGCCTGCTTGCCCAGAAACCTCCAGCgcttcctctgcctctctgggtAAATCTGAGCTGCAAATCGTAGGCTTCGAGAGGGAAAGCAGCTTCTCTGACTCAACACCGAAATTTCCTCTCCCAGTAGCCCCGGGTTTTCTCTCCCCCAACTCAGGTAGCatcctacttttaaaattctgctcAAAACGTACTTTTCCAGGAAGTTTTTGAAACTAAGCCTCCTTTCATCTGGACCCTTTAGTGAACTCAGTGGCCTTCCAGATCTATACTGGCAGTGGCTCATCTCTGCCCTTATTTGTTGCCCTGCATTTATCTTTCATGTGTGTCATGGCTGAAGTGTCTGTGTCCACCAGGGATGGGACCACAGGGAAAACTGCTCTAATAGCGTCAGCCAGTGTTTGGACCGGGAAGTGGGCATGATAAAATGTGCacccaggccgggcacggtggctcacgcctgtaatcccagcactttgggaggcctgggcaggcagaacacctgaggtcaggagttcaagaccagcctggccaacatggtgaaacccccatctctactaataatacaaaaaaaattagctgggtgtggtgaggggggtgcctgtaatcccagctactcgggaggctgaggcaggagaatggcttgaacccaggaggcagaggttgcagtgagctgtgatggccctattgcactccagcctgagcgacaaaggaagactccatatatatatatgggccaggcgaggtggctcacacctgtaatctcagcactttgggagaccatcctggctaacacggtgaaaccctgtctctactaaaaataccaataattagccgggcatagtggcacacgcctgcagtcccagctactcgggaagctgaggcaggagaattgcttgaagccgggaggcggaggttgcagtgagccgagatcgcaccattgcactccagcctggacaacaaagcaagaactccgtctcaaaataaatacacgaataaataaataaataaataaaattgttaaagtGCACCCAGAAGTAAAAGTAACTTGGAGTGTGCGGTTGATCCCAGGCAAAGTGCAGGGGTTTATGGGCTCAGCAGCAGGTCTCGGAATAAAGAGGTTTGACTTGGTTTCTCCCTTTAATACTTACGGTTTTGCCACCAGACTAGCTTCATCTCTTAACATCTTGTACATAGTTAGAGCTTCTTGCTGCCTAAAGATGATGGGGGTAGAAAAGATCTTGGAGTAATGAAACTTAACTGGCCCAGGCATCTTCCTAGAACACCTAGGCAGAGTAAGCAAAGCAGCACTGACTGCCTTCCTCTTCAGGAAATGCTTTCAGGCACAGAAAAGACACAGGTTTGGTAAATAAAGTGCTTTTCAGTTGAACTAAGTTATTATAATTTTACCACCTCCCTCTCCTACCTCcaactttttcctatttttaagttAAGGCTTTCTCAATGAAAAATCACGAATCATTTTTACCTTCATCTGTTGGAGTCACCATATTCAAACAGATTAAAGCAGAAGTTCTAGTAAAAACATTCTAACTTTTGGATTTGATACTAAGGTATGTATTGTATTGCCTAATAAAAAGCACCCTTCGATTCTCTAGCATTGACAAAGGAAATGCTTTCTTCTCATCTTGGAAGTAAGCCTTCTTCAATTAGAATAATACTAGCTACCCTTTAGTGAGCCTACTGGGTGCCAGGCACTTCATGAACACAGCCCCATGAGGAAGATGGTATCATCTGTTTTGTGATGTGGAAACCAAGCCTCAGAAGGTCCACCTTGCTGGAGGTCAGGTTGCTGGTGAGTGCTGAAAGCACGTGGACCTCCAGTGGCTGCAGTGCCTCTCAGAGcagagcctgtttcctcatttgtctcCGGCACTTGTACACTGCTACATCACACTACATTTGGCCATGATATGAAAGTATTGCTATCTTACCAATTTCGAAAAATCACCTTTGAGACAGATTCTACAAACTCTGCTTTGATACTTCCCATGTCTTACCAGTCCCCTCCCTGACCTGAACTCTTTGAAGTTAAGCTCAGAACCATGGAAGGAGGcggggcacagtggttcatgcctgtaatcccagcactttgggaggctgaggtgggtggatctgttgagcccaggagttcgagaccagcctgggaaacatggtaaaaccttgtctctacataaaataccaaaaaaattagccagacgtggtggcatgcatctgggtcccagctgctcgagaggctgagtgggaggatggcttgagcctgggaagtcaaggctgcagtgagccgagacggtgccattgcactccagcctgggtgacagagacttaaataaataaacaaagaaataaaaaacagaaaccttAGAGGGAATTAAAACCTGACCAAGGCTCCAtctttaaacaaacaacaaaaaagtaacacTTTATTcctaattataaaagtaacatgTAATCATTGTAGAAAATCAGTAAAtgtagaaaagtaaaaagaacaaagctaaccACCATTCTGTTATTCAAAAGTGACCAGAAAAAAGCCTTCAggatattttctctcagttttgTTCATGTGGATATACATACCTTTCCCCCCTGGTATTGGACAtactgtatataaatattttttcatgtacctTTAAATATTCTCAGAGAATATGGATATTTGGATATTTAGGTATTTGACAagcttcctcctctttttctcagaatacttACGTTCATAGAGATTCcccttttactattattattattatctctgtGCAAGGggctgagagagacagaaaaagtgCCAAGCCCCTAAAGTGCCAGCCATTTTCCCAAGGGGACAAAGTAAAACATTTGTGAAACAATGGTTTAGTGCTGGTCTACTTGCTCTGAGGAATTCATATATGGAGAGGTGAGCTTGAGCTGGCTTTGAATAATGTGTTAAATAGAATACATACTACCAAGCAGAGGAAAAAGCAGAGTTCAGAGGTATCCTGAGCCCAGGATAGGTTAGTTTCACTTAGGAATTAGACTGAGGATGAAATTCTTAACTTACTATGCTTATGATGCCATCCCTGTGTGCTAAGGGCAAAGAGCCTAGAAACACTGAATGAACATAGATGAATTGTATCCAGTTGTATGTTTCGTCTTGAATTGTGAATCTATATTCTTGTACAACCATTATACCATTTATGTCAGTTATAAGGAAGAGAAACTATTTTACTTTGAGGacttgttttacaaatgaaaactccttttccttttgttcttattTGTCTTACTCATTCATGTTGGACTTTTCCCTTTTCTCAGATTCTGCACCAGTATTGTGGCTCAAGACTCCAGAGGCCACATTTACCATGGTCGGAATCTGGATTATCCTTTTGGGAATATCTTACGCAAGTTGACCTTGGATGTGCAATTCTTAAAGAATGGGCAGGTATAGTCCGTACTGTATAAGATAAGAAATCAGAAAGATTTGCTAACTCAAGTTAGCTGTCATTTGAATGGCCTGCTAACTTAAATGTGTTATCAGTGTAAGACACAAAAAACATCACACCCCTGGAAAAACAAAGCCCAAAGAGAGGTTTACATCAATTATGCTCATAGGAAGGacagtcatttattattattgagcatctacttgAAGAGGTCACTCAGTTTTCCTTAGGGACATCTCTTTTAGAGAGTGATGAATTATCTGCTTATGCAGAGTCAGCTCTTTTCTCTGCTTTCGGAATAGGGAGGGGCTGGGTAGTGCCATAACTAGGAACACCCAACTTTGGGATCTGACAGTCCCAGGTTTGAATCCTGATTCTATCAATTACTGTACTTCCTTTGTGAACCTGAGAAATTACTCATATAATAATTTGGCAGACTGCAGCTCGTGGAGGCTCATAACTACTTTACTGAGATAGttacaaatgttaaaagaagtcaTCTATGTAAAACCATGTAGTAGGTGCCTGATAAGTTGTAGCCAAATAATAAATGGTCCTTCATTCTGCAAGTATGATTGACCACACCACTCTCTTAGGtatcatctctaaaaaattatacttatattttttgtttatagcATAGTCCCTTTAAAAGTATAATCTAGCATGTGCTGTTGTCACTGTGTAAATTCTAGAGAGACAGAATTAATCAATGTCCATTGAGTACACACAGCACGTTTTGCTGTAAACCAGAATACAGCATGCAGAAGCCGGATTTTGACTGTAAGGACACAGACTATATTCCCTGTGTTCTTTGCATTTAGGGGTTGATTCACAAATACTGAAAACTCATTTACTAACTAGTCAGTCATCTGCTTTTACAAACACTCTTTTTCATAAAAAGTTCAAACAGTACAGAAATGTTAGTAAAAGTTTCTCCTTTCCAGTCCTGTTTCTTCACCTTGCCACTATTAACAATTTGATTTCTAGCTGAATTActttaaaagtgattttaaatgGTAACGATAATACAAATGCATAATTAATTCTCAAAGGAAATATGCTTAATATTAAGGTATTACTGACTGAtgggatattattttttattcatgttttttcttctttattctataATGAGCTAATACTCTTAAATAGACAAAGGAATAAATGCCATGAAAATTATTTCAGCTGTTCTAAAACTCACTTTAATAGTTGttgcttcatttgtttttgtttttcctggagtttCCATGAAATAGTCTATAGAGAAAGAGTCGACAGAGATAGCTTTACTCTCAGTACTCAGGTTACTATTCCTGAATCTAGACAGTTTACACCGGGTATTGCTTTTCTATGGAGGACTCATGGCCAAGAAATTGCTTTACCAAATTAAAAACAGGTTATCCACAAAATAATTCATCTCTCATTCTTGTCTCGTGTATATAAtcttaaaagtattttcataCACAGGGCCTCATTTGACCCTTCCAGCAGCCCTGCAAAGCAGGCATAAGTTCACATTTTTATCTTCACTTTCTAGATGAGGGCGCCTAGCTTCACAGAGCCTGACCTGCCCCAAATCACAAGGCAGAGAGATGGCAGAGGGAGGACCAGAACCCAGGCGCTGGGCCTATTGATAGTTTTCGTTTTTAAACTCAGCCTTAATTAGGCTGTAAATTGTCATTAATATTattgttgtgtttatttttgagacagggtctcgctctgagacagagtcacccaggctggagtgcagtggtgtaatctttactcactgcatcctctgccttccaggttcaagcgattctcctgcctcagcctcctaagtagctgggactacaggagggcgccaccacacccagccaatttttgtatttttaatagagatggggtttcactatgttgcccaggctagttttgaactcctgagctcagataatccacctgccttggcctcccaaagcactgggattacaggtgtgagacactgcaccaggCAGTTAGGCTGAAACTTAAAATTCTCTAAGGGTTTGTTTATGTTAATGGACTAGGCAGAAACAATTGGGAAGTACAAACCgaagtagagacagattttcagaGCTGCAAGATAAAATATCTTATAAGTTATATCTCAATACTACTTATAATTATGTATCATAATTGAAAACTATGATATGATTTTGATCTCATAACTTCAATTTTTCTCAGCCCTTCAAGAGGAACCCTAACATGAGGGTCACCTTCATGTTAAAATCACTGTGTCATGCAAATGCAGTGGCCgtataattactttttattatccTATAATTACATTTGTAAGGGCTTTAGTCATAAGGTAGACTTATTTCTGCTTTACTGTCATGCGTGGAAATGGGGGCACTCATGGAGGCCCTTAGTAAGGCTGAGGGCTGAGGTCATTTTATAAAACTAAGGCCACTGCATTCTCCCTTGTAATTCAGCCACCTTAAATTATTTCTACAACcagataagttaaaaataaataagtaagtgaaAAACATTACTGACTTAATTTTTCTAAGGAAAACATCAATCTAggattatatatttcttaaaacatcACAGTATTAGTTAACTTTTATTGAACAATATGAGTCAGATActgttttaagtacttttttatttttttcgacacagagtcttgttctgtcacaaggtggagtgcagtggcacgatctcagctcaccgtaatctctaccttctgggttcaagcaactctcctgccttagccccccgagtagcttggaccacgggttcacgccaccacacccggctaagttttgtattgttgatagagatggagttttgccatgttggccaggctggtctcaaactcctggcctcaagtgatcctcccaccttggcctcccaaagtgctggattacaggcatgagccaccacacctggccaaagaacttatttgaaaaataaaatttttgccgTGGAACAgcttatagaaaaaataaaaataaagaaataaaatgaaaaataaaatttgctatCAGAAATAACTGATAAAGgctagctgtggtggctcacacctgtaatcccagcactttaagaagccaagacaaaagaattgcttgagccccggagtttagaccagcctggcgCACCTAGGCAGACCCTATCTCTAGGCaaacaaatgtaataataataataattagatttggcacaggcctgtggtcccagctgcttgggaaactgaggtgggaggatcacttgagcccaggagggcaaggctgcagtgagtcatgattgcactgcagcctcagtgacATATAGAGTTTGAATTTTCTCCTGCAGATTACATAGTAGTATCTTGCAATCACTGGAGCTCATGACCTTAATTTAAAGTGGAGGTGATCCCTATACTTCATGGGAtagttatgaggattaaatgaaagagctGTGTAAAaggatttttacatatttaaaatttaaatgtgattATTATTGGTGAACAGTCCCACTTGTTTCTCCTAACTTCACAGAGCTTATAAAATATGTGATATTTATCTCATCATCAAATCAAAACAAGTTTTACAATAAGACTCCATTTGTCACTTCTAGGATGGGGCCTCTTAATCTGCTTTGTGCACCCCTTTGATGActaatgttttataaatacataaaataaaatacgtgggaggctgggcgcggtggctcacgcctgtaatcccagcactttgggaggccgaggcgggtggatcacgaggtcaagatatcgagaccatcctggtcaacatgatgaaaccccatctctactaaaaatacaaaaaatcagctgggcatggtggcgcatgcctgtaatcccagctactcaggaggctgaggcaggagaattgcctgaacccaggaggcggagattgcggtgagccgagatcgcgccattgcactccagcctgggtaacaagagcaaaactccgtctcaaaaaaaataaaataaaatacgtgGGAAAACAAAGGAAATGAGTTGTGTTGAAAGCAGCCATTTCAATGTTATACTTTTTCTTAACACATTAAATAGTAAGGTTTAGCAGTGGGTCTAAGTAGTAAATTATGTACATGTGTTCAAAGTAGTAAATTATGTACAGTGTTTCGAAATATCTGCAGCCACCATTGTGTATGTGAAAATACCTGTGATTTCTACTAGTAACAAAATTATAGGCACCACTATGATTGCGTGATTTGTTGCATGCATTCATTATAGAAGGAATTAAATTTCAGTTAGGGTTAGTgaaaatgcatcttttttttttcccatccaaAGTCATAAATCCACTAAAATCTATGTATGGACCACGCCCCCCACCACAACTTAAGGTTAAGAACCTCTGTCTTAGAAGGCTATTTCAGAGCTTTATTCTATTATGTTGgaacttataagaaaaaaaatccaaaaattgtaGGTCAAAACAGGTGATTTCAATGTATTTGATTGGAATGGTGAAATGATCCACTATCTCTTGATTTCAGATTGCATTCACAGGAACTACTTTTATTGGCTATGTAGGATTATGGACCGGTCAGAGCCCACACAAGTTTACAGTTTCTGGTGATGAACGAGGTAATCAAAACAAACTCCTGTGTAATTTAAGCTGTGTTATTGTTCAGTTCTATCCAAGTACTTCCTTCACTCACCCAACATACAGAACACACAGAACACCCACTGTGTGGCAGGGACTTCCATCCTAGGGGGAGGAAATGGATGGTATGCACGAAAGCAATGATGATGAGTTCAGGTAGCAATAAGTGctacaaagaaagcaaaatagtttagctgggcattgtggtgcgtgcctgtagtcccagctactccagaggctgaggcaggagaatcagttgaacctgggaggtggaggttgtggtgagccaagattgtgccattgcactttagcctgggcaatatgagtGAAAGtcggaagaaagaaagagagagagagagagagaaagggagggtgggagggaaggaaggaaggaaggaaggaaaagaaagaagagagagaagaaaggaatgaaggaaggaaggaagaagggaaagaaggaaggaagaaaagaaagcaaaagaggaaGCTGTCAGAGAGAGTGAAAGAGGAGGTGGAGTGGTTAGTACAGGTCAGAGGGTTGGAGAAGGCCTGACCCTTGTGATCCAGGAGCTAGTTCTACAGAAGCCAGGGGAAGACCATTTCTGGTGGACTTACCGCAGGGATGAAGGCCGTAGGTAGGAATAATAAGCTTGGTGgatttcagaaacaaaagaaagtcaGTGTGGTTAGAGCATGGAGTAAGTGGGTAGTGACGTTAGAAGTGAAGAAAAGGCTGAGGCCATGGTGCAGGATCACAATGAAGAGTTTGGATTTTAAGCATAATGGAAGCTGGAGGCGGGTTGTAGGCCAGGGAGTGAACAgatgtgatttatatttttagctaTTACTTTTGCTGCTCTGTAGAGACTGGATTGTTAGGTTAAGATGGAAGCAGAAGACCATTTGGAAACTACTGTGATAATCTAGGGGATATATGATGCTGTTAATCAAGCAACATTTGTAAAGCACTTTCTGGCTTACCATGCACATCCTCACATGTCTTCTTCTTAGACACAACAGTCCTTTTAGGCAGGGCTGTTATTACTAACTCCGTTCATTAGGCAGAGAAGGAAATAGGCTGTGAGAGGAAATGACAGCTAGCAGTGGAAGAGGAAATTCTCAGATTGCTGTCCTGGGTCCTGGCCCAATTGCACTGTTCATTGACATCCCCGCTGCCATTCTCCAGATCTCAGGGGAACACCATTTAGTTCCACAGTATGCGGGAAACACAGAGATAAGCAAGCTCTGTGTGTGTTCTCAGCGTGCAGCTGAATCAAGGAAAAGGATATATATAAGGAGTATCTTGAAGTTTAGTGTTGCTCATCTGATGAACCCTGATTGACTTTTCTTGTTTTGGGgggtttgtttgagacagtctcgctctgttgcctaggctggaatgcagtggtgcaatctaggttcactgcaacctctgcctcccgggctcaagcggttctcatgcctcagctttctgagtagctgggataacaggcacacaccaccacacctggctaatttttgtgtttttggtagagattaggttttaccatgttggccaggctggtctcgatctgtcaacctcaggtaatccaccaccttggcctcccaaagttctggcgtGAGCCAATGCTCCTGGCCAGTGTTGATGTTTATTCTTATCTTTTTACATAAGGCTTTATCGGGAAGATGGTGGTTGAGTATATATCAGTGTCCACAGTAAACATTTCTTTATCCTAATGtatttcttccacattttctcAAATGT from Callithrix jacchus isolate 240 chromosome 3, calJac240_pri, whole genome shotgun sequence includes:
- the NAAA gene encoding N-acylethanolamine-hydrolyzing acid amidase isoform X1, whose protein sequence is MGAAEGKALPGLLPLLLLAGAGLSAASLPAAPRFNVSLDAAPELRWLPVLRHYDLDLVRAAVAQVIGDRVPRWVHVLIGKVVLELERFLPQPFTGEIRGMCDFLNLSLADCLLVNLAYESSAFCTSIVAQDSRGHIYHGRNLDYPFGNILRKLTLDVQFLKNGQIAFTGTTFIGYVGLWTGQSPHKFTVSGDERDKGWWWENAIAALFRRHIPVSWLIRSTLNESENFEAAVARLAKTPLIADVYYIVGGTSPQEGVVITRNRDGPADIWPLDPLNGEWFRVETNYDHWKPAPRQDDRRTPAIKALNATGQANLSLEALFQVLSVVPVYNNFTVYTTVMSAASPDKYTTRIRNPS
- the NAAA gene encoding N-acylethanolamine-hydrolyzing acid amidase isoform X2; the protein is MGAAEGKALPGLLPLLLLAGAGLSAASLPAAPRFNVSLDAAPELRWLPVLRHYDLDLVRAAVAQVIGDRVPRWVHVLIGKVVLELERFLPQPFTGEIRGMCDFLNLSLADCLLVNLAYESSAFCTSIVAQDSRGHIYHGRNLDYPFGNILRKLTLDVQFLKNGQIAFTGTTFIGYVGLWTGQSPHKFTVSGDERDKGWWWENAIAALFRRHIPVSWLIRSTLNESENFEAAVARLAKTPLIADVYYIVGGTSPQEGVVITRNRDGPADIWPLDPLNGEWFRVETNYDHWKPAPRQDDRRTPAIKALNATGQANLSLEALFQVLSVVPVYNKLFPLAEFPEVELLS